Proteins encoded together in one Carya illinoinensis cultivar Pawnee chromosome 3, C.illinoinensisPawnee_v1, whole genome shotgun sequence window:
- the LOC122303005 gene encoding transcription factor HHO5-like, translated as MESVGVNPLELSLSLKPSYFPKTINNLLKDLRNMNNVWEKLSVLDESLQMHKEELARVEASKRELPQSVLLLMESIDILEEEIEKVKNKESETERPLMEFLTLKNRRINFDQEEQRQILGSDGVGKAQASSPAFLSNCDHGHLDTSRPCKFNSGKAKGKETMNGSGMSFVHPKAGVPKPFEPKPIWKTNRRTWTVELHAKFVEAVNFLGGPEGATPKQIREVMQVEGLTNDHVKSHLQKYRLHNKIFRSQDSSSTSWY; from the exons ATGGAAAGTGTGGGTGTGAATCCTCTAGAGCTTAGCCTGAGTCTGAAACCATCTTACTTCCCCAAAACGATCAACAACTTGCTGAAAGACCTTAGGAATATGAATAATGTCTGGGAGAAACTTTCGGTTTTGGATGAGTCTCTACAGATGCATAAGGAAGAGCTGGCGAGGGTTGAGGCCTCTAAGCGTGAACTTCCTCAGAGCGTTCTGCTCCTTATGGAAT CGATTGACATACTGGAGGAGGAAATCGAGAAGGTGAAGAATAAGGAATCTGAAACTGAAAGACCTTTGATGGAGTTTCTTACTTTGAAAAACAGAAGAATCAACTTTGATCAGGAGGAGCAGAGACAAATCTTGGGAAGTGACGGAGTGGGAAAAGCCCAAGCAAGCTCTCCTGCTTTCCTTTCTAATTGTGACCACGGCCACCTAGATACCTCTCGG CCATGCAAATTTAATAGTGGTAAAGCAAAGGGAAAAGAGACGATGAATGGATCAGGTATGTCATTTGTTCATCCCAAGGCTGGAGTCCCAAAGCCATTCGAGCCAAAGCCTATATGGAAGACCAACAGGAGAACATGGACAGTGGAGCTGCATGCAAAGTTCGTGGAGGCTGTAAACTTCCTCGGAGGTCCCGAAG GGGCTACTCCAAAGCAAATTAGAGAAGTAATGCAGGTTGAAGGGCTGACCAATGATCACGTGAAAAGCCATCTGCAG AAGTACAGACTGCACAACAAGATATTTCGATCGCAGGACTCTTCATCAACAAGTTGGTACTGA
- the LOC122303004 gene encoding vegetative cell wall protein gp1 translates to MSWFILVLFLSIAFNSPSEARHEKKLPSAIVVGTVYCDTCFQEDFSKTSHFISGASVAVECKPGTSKPSFRKEVKTDLNGEFKVHLPFSVSKHVKRIEGCAVKLVSSSEPHCAVASTATSSSLHLKSRKQGTHIFSAGFFTFKPLTQPNLCNQKPSIQNSKELGSKKVSLPPTDGLAFPPQIQDPTVPDLPPTGGDYLPPLPRLPELPPLPQLPPLPGLPLPPIPGKTAKSKPAESIKATQLQDQKADQADFFFPPLFPPLFPPNPFQPPPLIPNPFQPPPLIPNPFQPPPLLPNPFQPPPAPLIPFLPIPGLTPPPPAPLIPFPPIPGFTPPPPPPLIPLPPIPGFTPSPSPPAPLIPFPPIPGFTPSPPPPPPPSLPFPFPPLIPFPPFPPSPRIPPAASSSKPTHP, encoded by the exons ATGTCTTGGTTTATACTAGTACTCTTTCTCAGTATTGCATTTAATAGTCCTTCAGAGGCTAGGCATGAGAAGAAGCTCCCATCTGCAATTGTTGTTGGGACTGTCTACTGTGACACATGTTTCCAAGAGGATTTCTCAAAGACCAGCCACTTCATTTCAG GTGCATCTGTTGCTGTAGAATGCAAACCTGGGACTTCAAAACCAAGTTTTCGGAAAGAAGTGAAAACAGATTTGAATGGAGAATTCAAAGTCCATTTGCCATTCTCAGTAAGCAAACATGTCAAAAGAATTGAAGGATGTGCTGTGAAATTGGTAAGCAGCAGCGAGCCGCACTGTGCTGTGGCCTCAACAGCAACTTCATCTTCGCTCCATCTCAAGTCTAGAAAGCAAGGGACTCACATATTCTCTGCTGGGTTTTTCACCTTCAAGCCTCTAACTCAGCCAAACCTGTGTAACCAAAAACCAAGCATTCAAAATTCCAAGGAGCTTGGTAGCAAGAAAGTCTCACTTCCTCCAACTGATGGCTTAGCATTTCCACCTCAAATTCAAGACCCAACAGTCCCAGATCTTCCTCCCACAGGTGGTGACTATCTTCCCCCTCTTCCTAGACTGCCCGAGCTTCCACCATTGCCACAACTCCCTCCTCTTCCAGGACTTCCATTGCCACCTATTCCAGGAAAGACTGCGAAATCAAAACCTGCCGAATCAATAAAGGCAACTCAGTTACAGGATCAGAAGGCAGATCAAGCGGACTTCTTCTTTCCACCACTTTTTCCACCACTTTTTCCACCAAACCCATTCCAGCCACCTCCTCTCATCCCCAACCCATTCCAGCCACCTCCTCTCATCCCCAACCCATTCCAGCCACCACCACTTCTCCCTAATCCATTTCAACCTCCACCAGCACCATTGATTCCTTTTCTACCAATACCAGGCCTTACTCCACCTCCACCAGCACCATTGATTCCTTTTCCACCAATACCAGGCTTTactccacctccaccaccaccattgaTTCCTCTTCCACCAATACCAGGCTTTACTCCATCACCATCTCCACCAGCACCATTGATTCCTTTTCCACCAATACCAGGTTTTACACCATCACCTCCACCACCTCCTCCACCATCTCTGCCGTTCCCTTTCCCTCCACTTATTCCATTCCCTCCATTCCCACCTTCCCCTCGCATTCCTCCTGCTGCTTCTTCTTCAAAGCCAACTCATCCTTGA
- the LOC122303006 gene encoding AUGMIN subunit 5, with the protein MQSSLSSAAQPEAILEWLHKEMGYRPLGPYSASSGKSQLPSIESLRKISRGNMIPVWNFLITRVKSDKTVENIRRNITVHGGGNSSASDSGSGGVKEEGRSRGRRKEKVAVEEGLGVAETREAALQERESSAKEVERLRNILRRQRRDLRAKMLEVSREEAERKRMLDERANYRHKEVMLNAYEQQCDEAAKIFAEYHKRLHYYVNQARDAQGLNVDSSDEVVNSFSANSEKEAVYSTVKGSKSADDMILIETNRERSIRKACESLAAHMIEKIRNSFPAYEGSGIHLNPQLEAAKLGFDFDGEIPDEVRTVIASCLKSPPQLLQAITAYTLRLKTLISREIEKIDVRADAETLRYKYENNTVMDVSSPDVNSALHYQLYGNGKIGGDIPSRGTQNQLLERQKAHVQQFLATEDALNKAAESSDLIQKLVKRLHGSSDVVSSHPLGVGGAAQNMSSLRQFEFEVWAKEREAAGLRASLNTLMAEVQRLNTLCAERREAEDSLKKKWKKIEEFDARRSELETIYTALLKANMDAATFWNQQPLAAREYASSTIIPACSVIVDISNGAKDLIDKEVSAFYRSPDNSLYMLPSTPQALLESMGANGSTGPEAVAAAEKNAAILTAKAGARDLSAIPSICRVSAALQYPAGLEGSDASLASVLESLEFCLKLRGSEASVLEDLAKAINLVHIRQELVESGHALLNHSYRAQQEYERTTSYCLNLAAEQEKSVMEKWLPELKTAVLNAQKSFEDCKYVRGLLDEWWEQPASTVVDWVTVDGQNVAAWHNHVKQQLLAFYDKELL; encoded by the exons ATGCAGAGTTCTTTGAGTTCGGCGGCCCAACCGGAGGCCATTCTTGAGTGGCTCCACAAGGAAATGGGGTACAGACCCTTGGGTCCGTACAGCGCCTCGAGTGGCAAGTCACAGTTGCCCTCGATCGAATCTCTCCGCAAGATTTCCCGTGGGAACATGATCCCTGTCTGGAATTTCTTGATAACCCGCGTGAAGTCGGATAAGACGGTAGAGAACATTCGGAGGAACATTACGGTTCACGGCGGCGGCAATAGCAGTGCTAGCGACAGTGGCAGTGGCGGTGTCAAAGAGGAGGGTAGGAGTAGAGGGAGGAGGAAGGAGAAGGTGGCCGTAGAGGAAGGATTGGGTGTGGCGGAGACGAGGGAGGCGGCGTTGCAAGAGAGGGAATCGTCGGCGAAGGAGGTGGAGAGGTTGAGGAATATTTTGAGGAGGCAGAGGAGGGATTTGAGGGCCAAAATGCTTGAGGTTTCAAGGGAGGAGGCCGAGCGGAAGAGGATGCTTGACGAGCGTGCCAATTACAG GCACAAGGAAGTGATGTTGAATGCTTATGAGCAACAATGTGATGAAGCAGCAAAAATATTTGCAGAGTATCACAAACGTCTTCATTACTATGTCAATCAAGCAAGGGATGCCCAAGGGTTAAATGTTGACTCTTCAGATGAAGTAGTTAACAGCTTTAGTGCAAACAGTGAGAAGGAAGCTGTTTATTCAACTGTTAAGGGCAGTAAATCGGCAGATGACATGATTCTTATTGAAACCAATCGGGAAAGAAGCATTCGAAAGGCGTGTGAATCTCTTGCAGCTCACATGATTGAAAAAATACGCAATTCTTTTCCTGCTTATGAAGGGAGTGGTATCCATTTGAATCCTCAATTGGAAGCAGCCAAGCTGGGCTTTGATTTTGATGGTGAAATACCTGATGAGGTTAGAACTGTTATTGCAAGTTGCTTGAAGAGTCCTCCTCAGTTGCTTCAGGCAATCACTGCATACACTTTACGGCTCAAAACTCTGATTTCTagagaaattgagaaaattgatgTTAGAGCTGATGCAGAAACCTTAAG GTACAAGTATGAGAACAATACAGTTATGGATGTGTCTTCTCCTGATGTGAACTCAGCATTACACTATCAGCTGTATGGTAATGGAAAGATCGGAGGAGATATACCTTCTAGAGGAACTCAAAATCAACTTCTTGAAAGACAG AAAGCTCATGTTCAACAATTTTTGGCTACTGAAGATGCACTGAATAAAGCTGCTGAGTCAAGTGACTTAATTCAAAAACTTGTAAAACGTCTGCATGGAAGTAGTGATGTAGTTTCTTCACACCCACTTGGTGTCGGAGGTGCTGCACAGAATATGAGCAGTCTTAGGCAATTCGAG TTTGAAGTTTGGGCAAAGGAACGAGAAGCTGCTGGGTTGAGGGCGAGCTTGAATACACTAATGGCTGAAGTACAGCGCTTGAATACATTATGTGCAGAGAGGAGAGAAGCTGAagattctttgaaaaagaaatggaagaagaTTGAAGAGTTTGATGCTCGTAGATCCGAACTTGAAACCATATATACTGCTCTTCTTAAGGCTAACATG GATGCTGCCACATTCTGGAATCAGCAGCCATTAGCTGCAAGGGAGTATGCATCAAGCACTATAATTCCAGCATGCTCAGTCATTGTGGACATTTCAAATGGTGCAAAAGATCTTATCGATAAAGAAGTTTCTGCTTTCTATCGAAGTCCAGATAATAGTCTCTACATGCTTCCATCAACCCCACAG GCACTCTTGGAATCCATGGGTGCTAACGGATCCACTGGACCTGAAGCAGTTGCTGCTGCAGAAAAGAATGCTGCTATATTGACTGCAAAAGCTGGTGCTAGGGATCTATCTGCAATTCCATCGATATGCCGGGTTTCTGCTGCACTTCAATATCCTGCTG GCTTGGAGGGCTCAGATGCTAGTTTAGCATCAGTATTGGAGTCCCTTGAATTCTGTTTGAAACTCCGCGGTTCCGAGGCTAGTGTGCTGGAGGACTTGGCAAAGGCAATAAATTTGGTTCATATACGTCAAGAACTTGTTGAAAGTGGTCATGCTTTGCTTAACCATTCTTACCGTGCTCAACAAGAATATGAAAG GACAACAAGTTACTGTTTGAACTTGGCTGCTGAACAAGAAAAATCTGTCATGGAGAAATGGTTGCCTGAGCTTAAGACGGCAGTTTTAAATGCTCAAAAGTCCTTTGAAGATTGTAAATACGTCAGGGGGTTG CTTGATGAGTGGTGGGAGCAGCCAGCATCAACTGTTGTTGACTGGGTTACAGTCGATGGCCAAAATGTTGCTGCTTGGCATAATCATGTGAAGCAGCAGCTTCTTGCGTTCTATGATAAGGAGCTCTTGTGA
- the LOC122303008 gene encoding E3 ubiquitin-protein ligase At3g02290-like → MGAVCCCLNSEVFEDYANPNSSVYRNCTCLSCFIQNLLNVYTSLFRRGEVHSLPSSIQGAASMTSAASLDNTLSDMYRSPPRPLPYDADPRYFRLQRDGLVSRREKGSSHSHEETEPLRSDVDVDAVSLNSGDKWNESPCEDGSKEYRSKSSLKLSQAKTMTGVGNIYTASEDEDFCPTCLEEYTQENPKILTKCCHHFHLGCIYEWMERSESCPVCGKVMVFDETTNLD, encoded by the exons ATGGGTGCTGTCTGTTGCTGTTTGAATTCTGAAGTTTTTGAAGACTATGCAAATCCAAATAGTTCTGTATATAGGAACTGTACGTGTCTCAGTTGCTTTATTCAGAACCTTTTAAATGTG TACACCTCACTATTCAGAAGAGGGGAAGTGCATTCCCTCCCTTCTTCTATTCAGGGGGCAGCATCTATGACTTCTGCAGCATCACTGGACAACACTCTATCTGACATGTATCGCTCTCCTCCAAGGCCCTTGCCTTACGATGCAGACCCCAGATACTTCCGCTTGCAGCGGGATGGACTAGTTTCAAGACGTGAAAAGGGCTCAAGTCATTCACACGAGGAGACAGAACCTCTAAGAAGTGATGTCGATGTAGATGCAGTATCTTTAAATTCGGGAGACAAATGGAATGAATCTCCCTGTGAAGATGGATCTAAAGAATATCGTTCTAAGTCCTCACTTAAGCTCTCACAGGCAAAAACTATGACTGGAGTTGGGAACATTTATACAGCATCAGAAGATGAGGATTTCTGTCCTACTTGTCTTGAAG AATATACTCAAGAGAACCCCAAGATACTGACTAAGTGCTGTCATCATTTTCACCTTGGTTGCATTTATGAGTGGATGGAGAGAAGTGAAAGCTGTCCGGTTTGTGGCAAG GTGATGGTATTCGATGAAACAACTAATCTTGATTGA